One window of the Lytechinus pictus isolate F3 Inbred chromosome 5, Lp3.0, whole genome shotgun sequence genome contains the following:
- the LOC135154162 gene encoding 3'-5' ssDNA/RNA exonuclease TatD-like, with the protein MAQTNVPIETEELILLASSGEEMEEQEGPHQEEEAPHQEEEAPHQASQADTYDTHFHPDRIQSKREELGEPGKQPEQPVDLVGGVLNYCDPENYTSPDFVNELVRLQEGRNTWKIAMGIHPKQASTFTERHWQALLRHLDNPRVIGLSEVGFEFTMSPEEWPNQERLFNALLDVGTRGRVLILHLRGVEDGTSVHVISRRLIRKKCPKGQRIHLHSFNGTVAQMRAWTTEFPNCFLGLSGLTRWFSDHQRTMVREIPEGRLLLETDAPYLPPRPGMRFNEPKFLGDVGRLVAGLRDIPLARLMAVTTANAQRLYCS; encoded by the exons ATGGCACAAACCAATGTTCCAATTGAGACGGAGGAACTGATTCTATTGGCCAGCTCAGGGGAGGAGATGGAGGAACAGGAAGGCCCCCATCAGGAGGAGGAAGCCCCCCATCAGGAGGAGGAAGCCCCCCACCAAGCCTCCCAGGCGGATA CATATGATACTCACTTTCACCCTGACCGCATCCAGTCAAAAAGAGAGGAGTTAGGGGAGCCCGGGAAGCAGCCTGAGCAACCCGTTGACTTGGTGGGAGGGGTATTAAATTACTGTGACCCAGAGAATTACACATCTCCCGACTTCGTCAACGAGTTGGTCAGGCTGCAGGAGGGAAGAAACACTTGGAAAATTGCCATGGGTATACACCCAAAGCAGGCAAGCACGTTCACCGAAAGGCATTGGCAGGCCCTTCTTCGACACCTCGACAACCCACGGGTTATTGGATTAAGTGAGGTCGGTTTCGAATTCACCATGTCCCCAGAAGAGTGGCCCAATCAGGAGCGCCTTTTCAACGCCCTCCTTGATGTGGGCACTCGGGGTAGGGTGCTTATTCTCCATCTACGAGGTGTCGAGGACGGGACCAGTGTTCATGTCATTAGCCGTCGcttgataagaaaaaaatgccCCAAAGGCCAGAGAATTCACCTACACTCATTTAATGGAACTGTGGCTCAGATGAGAGCCTGGACTACCGAGTTCCCGAACTGTTTTTTGGGACTATCTGGACTTACAAGGTGGTTTTCTGACCACCAGAGGACTATGGTGAGGGAGATTCCCGAAGGCAGGCTATTGCTCGAAACGGATGCCCCATACCTTCCTCCTCGCCCAGGAATGCGGTTCAACGAACCAAAATTCTTGGGCGATGTCGGAAGGTTGGTGGCTGGCCTTCGGGATATCCCTCTGGCGCGGCTAATGGCAGTAACCACTGCCAATGCCCAGAGGCTGTACTGCAGTTAA